TGCATAGTATCCCCCACCTGGTTTAGGAATCTGGGCAGTTCCTGTCTTCCCGGCAATATTATATCCGGGAATCTCTCCAACATTTCCTTGCGGATCATCGTCTACTACCTTAATCATTGCATTCGTAACTTTGGTCATAATCGAACGTGGCGCCACATCTCGTACGACATGAACGTGATGTGTAAAAATAACTTTACCATCTGGCGCGACAATCTTTTGTACAAGATAGGGTGTCAATAAATCCCCGCCATTTGCAATAGCTCCAATGGCCGCCACTTGTTGAATCGGTGTCACTGCAAGTCCTTGACCAAACGTCATTGTCGCAAAGTCAACCGGATTTAAATTTTTCTCAGGAAAAATAATGGAGTGACCTTCCCCTGGAAGATCTATGCCTGTCCGATGATTGAAGCCAAATAACCGCCAATAATCATAGAAGTTTTTTACACCTTCTGCTTGTCCAATATGAATAAGACCTACGTTACTTGAGTAGATCAATGCTTGCTCATAAGTAAGACGACCCCATCCATATATATTCCAGTCATGGATAGGTACACCATTTACGTAATCCACCCCAGACATATACGTTTGATTCATGCGTATGCTGTGCGTCGCTAACGCTCCAACGAAAACCTCCGGCTTAAACGTTGATCCAGGTTCAAATGGATCGCTAATAGCCCAGTTCGTATAGAGCGTTGACGCAGGATACTCCCAGTATTCATTTGGATTAAATGTAGGTAAATCAGCCATGGCAAGAATGGCTCCGGTATTAGGATTGGATACAATAATCGTTGCGTGCTGTGGAGTAAATCGCTTTTCAATCGTCGCGAGTGCCTTTTCAGCATAGCGTTCAATGACTGGATTCAACGTCAAATATACATTGTCCCCATTTTGCACTGGTTTTGTAGTCGTGGGGTAAAACGGAATGGGATTCCCAAAAGTATCTTGAGTAAACTCGCTATATCCAGGTTTGCCAGCCAGATACTTATTGTAGGAGAGTTCAATCCCAGCGGCACCTGTGCCATGTTCATTGAGAAATCCAATCACATGCGAGGCCAGTGTTTGATTGGGATATTGCCGAAGATACGCTTTATAGACGGTCAAATCATTGCTAAGATCCAATTGATCAAATAGCTTTTCGACCTTATCTTTCGTAAAGAGCGACACATGAATCAGATAGGGATACAATTGTAACCAAGTAACGCCGGGTCGGTTAATCGCAGACAACATCGTAGTTGGACTTACATGGACGATGCTTGCTAAGCCATTGGCCACCGCATCTAGTTTGTCCTTTTTGCGAATGGCGTGAAGGTCAATATCAATCGTATATGCTGCTGCACTATACGCTAAAATACCTCCTGTTGAATCATAAATCGTTCCTCGAACGGGTTGAATGACATCATCTGCATCCCACTCTGCTTTTGCACGTTGATAAAGAAACGTATCCGCCGTTTGCACATACCCAATTCTTGCAAGAACGATCACAACAGCGACTACAAAACCAACTTGTAAACTTCGTACGCGGAACTTCTGCACTGCACATCTTCCCTGTCAACTTGTATTTGGGCGCATAAAAAGCCCAGCATACGTCAACTATAGGACACATAAACTCATATTGTCCATAAAGTACTTTATCATAAATGAACTTTAGCGGAATGATAAATTTGTATATGCAGTAACATAGTCACTTATATTACACATTACTACAAATCTCGTGTGTTCACTCCAAAATACATGAGTGCTTCCCCAACCAGTGATTGCGTTCCCACAATGGCAACAAGACCATCTGAGCCAACTGTTTTGGAAGCTTGTTCAATGGCCTCTTTCACATGCTGCACCTCATGTGTCGTTACAAATAAAGAACCTATCTCTCGCGCATCTTTTGGAAAAGCTAGATGCGGATTATGGACGGTAGTGATCCATAACTCCTGACATAGTGGCGCAAGAACGTGCAGTACCCCCTGGTAATCCTTATCTTGCGGAACTGCAACGATCAGATGCAAGCGCGAGTAGCGGAGTGTATGAAGTACCTCACGTACATACTCGGCACTTTCTCGATTAATCGCACCATCAATCAGCACTTTAGGAGTGCTATCTAACATTTGACATCTGCCGGGAATAGCCACTTGCATCAAGGCATTTTTTACATTTTGCACATCGAGTGCACCACCCACAAACCACTCGACCACAGTAATCGCAACAGCTGCATTATCTGCCTGATGCCTTCCTAATAACGGCACTTGCACATCTTTATATTCTTCATGCTTGGTATGTACATCAAAGATGGTAGCATATCCTGTTGTCTGAACATGGACGACATCCATATCTGATCCCAGAGCTTGCAATGGCACTCCGTTACGGGAACTTTCAGTACGCAAAATGGAATCGGCAATATTCACCTGTCGACCAATCACCACACCAGATAATTCGGGCGTTATAATGCCTGCCTTATTATGTGCGATGTCATCTAATAACGGACCTAATTGTTCTGGATGTTCATACATAATGGGAGTAACTACTGCAAATTCTCCCTGCACCATATTGACATCATCATAGCGTGCACCACGCCCCAGTTCGATCACATTGACATCAGTGTGACACTCTGCAAAATAGAGCATCGCAACAACAGCAGTGAGACCCACAGGACCAAAGTACTCATGCGGTTGCATGTGCTGTAGCATGCGTTCTATCGGTTCCTCTATATCTGATAGTAAGCGCATAAAGTCTGCTTCTGGGATTGCTTTACGATCGATGCGAATACGCTCAGTGAAATCGATTAAATGGGGGCTTGTAAAAAGTCCAACACGATAGCCTTGCTCCTCGAGCAACTGCGCAATCATGCGAGAAGTTGAGCCTTTCCCTTTACTGCCGGTCACTTTAATATTGCGTTGTACTCGATCAGGACTACCCACCGCATCTAACAATAGTCTCGTATGCTGTGGATTGCGTGTGTCTCGGTCTAAACCATCAACACGATATGGTTTAGACCGAGAATAACTTGAAAAAACATACGATACGGCATCGTAAAACCGCGTGAACACGATGTGTAACCCCTTATGAATGTGTGGATTTTGCCTTTGCTGCAAGTTGTGCCTGCTGTGCAAAATAAGCATCGATGACTGTTTTCGCCATTGGAGTTGCTGCTCTAAAACCTTCACCAGTCACGTTTGGAATAACAGCTGCAACTGCAATCTCTGGATTATTATACGGTGCAAAACCAATAAATACAGAGTTATTACGCCCGGGAATCCCGCTCTCAGCAGTCCCAGTTTTTGCTGCCACATTAATTGGATCGTTGCCAAAAAAGTATGTGGCTGTCCCAAGTGAGCCATGTGTTGCAAGTTCCATTCCCTGTTTAATGAGATTGATATACTTTTGATCCACATCCACTTTATCAATCAAATGTGGTTGATACACTTTGACCACATGTCCTGTGGACGAGGTGATCTCGTGCACCATCTCTGGTTGATACCGGTACCCACCGTTTGCAATCGCTGCAACATACGTGGCTAGTCCGATCGTAGAATACGCTTCTTCCTGACCGATAGCAGCAGCTGGAAGATCGTATAACGTAGGTGGATTCGCAATGGTAACGTAGCCAGTCGCCTCATCTGGAAGATCAATACCAGTTGGGCTTGTTAGTCCAAACTGCTTGCCCATCGAAGAGATTTGCTTCAGTGCAGCAACCCGCGGTCCTGTCAACCAAGACTCCATATTTTGTGGTGGATTATTGACATTAAAATGGCCCATGTCAAGCCCTACTTGATAAAAATACGTGTCATCTGACACTTCTAGCGCTTCACGCAATCCAATAACACCAAAACCAGCCTGGTTCCAGTTCTTCATATAGTATGTCCCGATTTGCAAACCACCCGTGTCATCTACCTTTAAGGTAGGTGAGATCTCATGATTCATCAGGGCTGCAAATGCTGTTAGCGGTTTTTCACAAGAACCTGGCATATAAAGTCCAGACACTGCAGTATTTAACCCTGCATCATTTTGTAGATATTCCTGATAATGCTGTGGAGATATCCCGCCCATCCACCACTCTGGTTTATATGTCGGGTAACTGGCCATAGCAAGTACAGCACCAGTATGCACATTTAATACCACAATCGTACCGGAGTATACATTAGGTTCACCCAATGTATGCAGATAATTAATTCGATCGATCAAAGCCTTCTCAGCTACTTTTTCAAGTGGCCCATCGAGATTTAGTACAATATTATCCCCTGCATGCGCTGGTAAATGAATTGTACCTCCAGCTAATGGCACACCAGCTGGATCCACGGGGATCTTTTCAGCACCAGCTTTTCCACGCAGTACGCTCTGATACTGCTCTTCTAAACCAGATAAGCCCACCAAAGAATTAGGATCATATCCTTCGCTTGCATACTGTGCAGCATCTTGTTGTGGGATTGGGCCAATATACCCGATCTCATGTGCCGCTTCATAGCCTTTTGGATACACGCGTACAGGAGTTGTAATCATGGTCACGCCAGGCAATGAATTGCGATGCTCTGCCACATAGGCTAGCTCTACCGGCGATGCATTTTGGACAAGCGTCACTGTTGCAAATCCAGGTTTGGAAGTCGTCATATCATATAGCAACGTGTTTGCAGGCGTTTTTAATACAGGTGACAATCGTTTTGCAATCAATGATGCAGACGCCAGATCATTTGGATAACGGATAAATACGATATTGAAATCTGCTTTATCAGCAGCTAGTACATTACCTTCGCTATCATAGATCCAACCACGCGGTCCAGGAATTGGAATGGTATCGTAGTTTTGCGTAGAGACCTGTGATTGAAATAGTTGGTTTTCTGTGATCTGCATATAACCTAAACGAACCAATAGCGCACCACTTGCCAACACGGTTGCGAGAAACATACCTTGAATTCGCCTTGGCATACGGCGTTTCACCGGACGTTCTTCGCGCCTTACACTCACTCGATTATCCCCCTTGGCAACACTTATATAGCCTGATCCATACATTCTACCGTAACTCTACGAGACTGTCATGGAACTATCCTATAGTTTACCTTTGAAAGATGTAGCAAGTATGTGACAACATGTTGTGCAGCATGTCAACCATTAGCTATGGCGCACATTGACGATGACATTTGCCACAGCAATTCCCAAAATAGCCACCGTAACGATACCAAATATAGCGGGCATTACAATCACGAGCGGACCAAGTACAGGCGGTAAAATCGCAACTCCCACATTAGAAGCCATGCTAAACCCTGCCGTTTGCACACCAGCACCGCGTGTCTCTCGTGCCGCTTCGGCAGTCGCACTGAGCGATAGTGCGTAGCATCCATTCCCAAATACTCCGAGCAAGAGAAAAATAAGTTGTATAGCAGCTACCGAGACGACCCATACTCCTGTAAATTCAAGAACTACGAGCAAAGTCAGCAATGTCGTCAAAGCAATAAGTACTACTTGCCAAACACCAGAACGTCCCATAAAGTCAGCTAGCAGAGGGAAGAGAATGGCCCCAATCCCCGACCCTAGGAACGTTAATGCAGTCAATGTAGCGCCTAGTCGTGGTGCATTGGCTACGTGCAGATGCAGTAGCGCACTCACGGCAATGCCACCAAACATAACACTTGTCGCAGCAATGGCGAGTCCCACCCACCACCACCGCGGCGAACCAAATACGATTCGCATCGGTTCCGACGCAGGCTCTTCAAACCTTGGCAAATGATTGAGGGACACAAATAAGAAAAGTCCAACAATAGCATTGACAAGCCATACGACGACGAGAACTCCTGTATATCCAAAAAGGGCATGCAAGGTAGGACCCATATAGGCACCAGCTGCCATCCCAAAAAACAGCATGCCAATCGTAAGTCCTGTGACTGTCTTAACGTGCGTCATATGAGCTTGCCGCACCACAGCACCTACTGGAGAAATGAGTAGTGGATAAGCAATCGCTGCGATCGCTTGCGCGACGAGGTACCAACTATACGATGGAGCAAAGATACGTCCACCTAACCCGACAAATGAAAGAACAATAGCCGCACGCAACACAGGTGCAATTCCGTCTTTGCGCGCCCACCAAGCAGCTGGCATACTAAATACAATCATAGCGAACCCATAGAGTGATAAAAACATGAGCACAGAGCTCAAGGAAGAGTGCAGATGCCCGATCAGTTCTGGAACAATCGGAGCCATAATAAACCAAGCAGATCCTATAGTAAAAGCAAATAACACGTACGCAACCACAAATATAACAGGAGAAGATCCCCGTTCATCGTTCAACGTTGCCACTTGTCCGTACCCCCTTACACTCTTTTATTTGATGACAATACCATGAAAACACTGAAAAATACTAGTCTTCTGACCTATCTTCAACACTCCCTTCTAAAAGAATGCACTTTGCAAGGTCCACAAATTCTTCGATCCACAGTGCGCCACTCTGTGCTTCGTGCGCCGTCCATGCCAATTGCTCATCAAACGTATGTGCAACTAGCGACCCATGCACTGTTATCACAGTATTTCCAATACAATGCTGCCGTTTTGGCATCTCCATTCTAGATACCCCCTACTATTGTAGTGTATGAGACAAGTTCCTCTTGTTGAATAGAGAAATAATCCTTCAATGGATCGCGTACAGTGTCAAGAAGGAGTGATGCAGGTGGCAAACTATCCAATCAATCTGCATGCTGTAGCCCTTTATTTGCGTAAATCACGTGCCGATCTGGAGGCTGAGAAACGCGGAGAGGGTGAAACTCTATCGAAACACAGACGGGCATTGTATACTCTTGCAGCAAAGTATAACTATCCAATTGTAGACACTTTCGAGGAAATTGTCTCAGGTGAACGCATCATTGACCGTCCAGAAATGCAACTACTACTCCATGAAGTCGAGCAGAATCGTTATCAAGCCGTCCTATGCATGGATATTGACCGCTTAGGACGTGGAAATATGATGGATCAAGGCATGATTCAAGATCTCTTTAAACGCACACAAACACTCATCATCACGCCGCGTAAAGTCTACGATTTGCAAAATGAGATGGATGAAGAGTGGAGTGAATTTGAAGCATTTATGGCTCGTCGTGAGCTAAAAATGATTACGCGCAGAATGCAGCGTGGAAGACGTCAAAGTGCCCTTGAAGGAAAGAGCGTGAGTCGCAAACCACCCTATGGTTATCTGCGTGACGCTACTCTACATCTTGTACCAGATCCAGTTACTGCGCCAATTGTGCAGATGATCTATTCACTTGCAGTAGATGGGCACGGCGCCCAATATATCAGCAACCATTTAACGAAACTGGGCATCAAATCCCCCAATGGCCATGATCATTGGGATCGTTCCACCATTTATTCCATCTTAAATAATCCGGTCTATCAAGGACATATTCGTTGGGGACACTATCGTCACCAGAAAAACACGAAAAGGAATACTGGTTATGTGCGCACACTTGCAGATGAGCAAACTAGAGTCATGACCTATCACGCACATGAGCCGCTAGTCGATTCGCAAATGTATAGTCGATACTTAGAAAAGCGCAGCAAGCAGCCTAGCGTCCCCCTTAGTAAGACGCTAACAAACCCATTAGCAGGACTGGTCATTTGCGCACTGTGTGGTCGTACCATGATGAGAAAAAAAACATACAACCGTCCGCACAATCGTCTGCTTTGTGCAACTCCAGGGTGCAAGACTCGCGGCACCCATTTCGAATGGGTAGAACAACGCGTCTTACAAACGGTACAAGAGATGCTTTCTGGAATGCAATTAGCGCCAGACATCCTACTAACAACGAGCCACTCAAAGCAACCGGAGTTTACGTGGTTTGATCATCACATTCATCAACTTCGTGCTATGATCACACAAACTCAAAAACAGTTAGTACACCTTCACGATCTTCTGGAACAAGGAGTATATGATTCTTCTACTTTTGAGTCTAGACAAACGTTATTACAACAGCGGTTGTTACTTCTAGAACATGATCTAGTCATTGCCACGGACGAGCGCGAACAGGTCGTACACGCAGATACGCTACCACTTACCCACAATCTACAAGACTTAAACCCATGGACACTGTACCAAATGACACCTTCTTGCGAATTCAAAAACAAACTCCTCAAACTTTTTATTACACGCATCACCTATACACGAGAAAAAACGTGGAAAGAACCTGATCACTTTCACCTAGACATCTTTTCAAGATGGTAACGATCCATGTGGTGTACCTGTTTACTTGTATTGATTG
The genomic region above belongs to Sulfoacidibacillus ferrooxidans and contains:
- a CDS encoding penicillin-binding transpeptidase domain-containing protein, with amino-acid sequence MSVRREERPVKRRMPRRIQGMFLATVLASGALLVRLGYMQITENQLFQSQVSTQNYDTIPIPGPRGWIYDSEGNVLAADKADFNIVFIRYPNDLASASLIAKRLSPVLKTPANTLLYDMTTSKPGFATVTLVQNASPVELAYVAEHRNSLPGVTMITTPVRVYPKGYEAAHEIGYIGPIPQQDAAQYASEGYDPNSLVGLSGLEEQYQSVLRGKAGAEKIPVDPAGVPLAGGTIHLPAHAGDNIVLNLDGPLEKVAEKALIDRINYLHTLGEPNVYSGTIVVLNVHTGAVLAMASYPTYKPEWWMGGISPQHYQEYLQNDAGLNTAVSGLYMPGSCEKPLTAFAALMNHEISPTLKVDDTGGLQIGTYYMKNWNQAGFGVIGLREALEVSDDTYFYQVGLDMGHFNVNNPPQNMESWLTGPRVAALKQISSMGKQFGLTSPTGIDLPDEATGYVTIANPPTLYDLPAAAIGQEEAYSTIGLATYVAAIANGGYRYQPEMVHEITSSTGHVVKVYQPHLIDKVDVDQKYINLIKQGMELATHGSLGTATYFFGNDPINVAAKTGTAESGIPGRNNSVFIGFAPYNNPEIAVAAVIPNVTGEGFRAATPMAKTVIDAYFAQQAQLAAKAKSTHS
- a CDS encoding bifunctional folylpolyglutamate synthase/dihydrofolate synthase, with product MFTRFYDAVSYVFSSYSRSKPYRVDGLDRDTRNPQHTRLLLDAVGSPDRVQRNIKVTGSKGKGSTSRMIAQLLEEQGYRVGLFTSPHLIDFTERIRIDRKAIPEADFMRLLSDIEEPIERMLQHMQPHEYFGPVGLTAVVAMLYFAECHTDVNVIELGRGARYDDVNMVQGEFAVVTPIMYEHPEQLGPLLDDIAHNKAGIITPELSGVVIGRQVNIADSILRTESSRNGVPLQALGSDMDVVHVQTTGYATIFDVHTKHEEYKDVQVPLLGRHQADNAAVAITVVEWFVGGALDVQNVKNALMQVAIPGRCQMLDSTPKVLIDGAINRESAEYVREVLHTLRYSRLHLIVAVPQDKDYQGVLHVLAPLCQELWITTVHNPHLAFPKDAREIGSLFVTTHEVQHVKEAIEQASKTVGSDGLVAIVGTQSLVGEALMYFGVNTRDL
- a CDS encoding recombinase family protein, with the translated sequence MANYPINLHAVALYLRKSRADLEAEKRGEGETLSKHRRALYTLAAKYNYPIVDTFEEIVSGERIIDRPEMQLLLHEVEQNRYQAVLCMDIDRLGRGNMMDQGMIQDLFKRTQTLIITPRKVYDLQNEMDEEWSEFEAFMARRELKMITRRMQRGRRQSALEGKSVSRKPPYGYLRDATLHLVPDPVTAPIVQMIYSLAVDGHGAQYISNHLTKLGIKSPNGHDHWDRSTIYSILNNPVYQGHIRWGHYRHQKNTKRNTGYVRTLADEQTRVMTYHAHEPLVDSQMYSRYLEKRSKQPSVPLSKTLTNPLAGLVICALCGRTMMRKKTYNRPHNRLLCATPGCKTRGTHFEWVEQRVLQTVQEMLSGMQLAPDILLTTSHSKQPEFTWFDHHIHQLRAMITQTQKQLVHLHDLLEQGVYDSSTFESRQTLLQQRLLLLEHDLVIATDEREQVVHADTLPLTHNLQDLNPWTLYQMTPSCEFKNKLLKLFITRITYTREKTWKEPDHFHLDIFSRW
- a CDS encoding penicillin-binding transpeptidase domain-containing protein, which codes for MQKFRVRSLQVGFVVAVVIVLARIGYVQTADTFLYQRAKAEWDADDVIQPVRGTIYDSTGGILAYSAAAYTIDIDLHAIRKKDKLDAVANGLASIVHVSPTTMLSAINRPGVTWLQLYPYLIHVSLFTKDKVEKLFDQLDLSNDLTVYKAYLRQYPNQTLASHVIGFLNEHGTGAAGIELSYNKYLAGKPGYSEFTQDTFGNPIPFYPTTTKPVQNGDNVYLTLNPVIERYAEKALATIEKRFTPQHATIIVSNPNTGAILAMADLPTFNPNEYWEYPASTLYTNWAISDPFEPGSTFKPEVFVGALATHSIRMNQTYMSGVDYVNGVPIHDWNIYGWGRLTYEQALIYSSNVGLIHIGQAEGVKNFYDYWRLFGFNHRTGIDLPGEGHSIIFPEKNLNPVDFATMTFGQGLAVTPIQQVAAIGAIANGGDLLTPYLVQKIVAPDGKVIFTHHVHVVRDVAPRSIMTKVTNAMIKVVDDDPQGNVGEIPGYNIAGKTGTAQIPKPGGGYYANLYNLSFLGFVPAHHPQFEIYVSVNEPLHTAQWGDWVATPAAKYVISRTLKYLAIPPHLTTAQKKQQQTQTSQHAIQYVSVPNVVGLLSSQSLHKLSDLGLQGTVIGGTGMIVDQWPRAGMRVTDGSTVEIEVKRADMSTIIVPNFKGMLMTEAMRVCSSLGLHLVPSGFGFATSQSIPASRSVPIGSTIKVDFSTTANG
- a CDS encoding MFS transporter; this encodes MATLNDERGSSPVIFVVAYVLFAFTIGSAWFIMAPIVPELIGHLHSSLSSVLMFLSLYGFAMIVFSMPAAWWARKDGIAPVLRAAIVLSFVGLGGRIFAPSYSWYLVAQAIAAIAYPLLISPVGAVVRQAHMTHVKTVTGLTIGMLFFGMAAGAYMGPTLHALFGYTGVLVVVWLVNAIVGLFLFVSLNHLPRFEEPASEPMRIVFGSPRWWWVGLAIAATSVMFGGIAVSALLHLHVANAPRLGATLTALTFLGSGIGAILFPLLADFMGRSGVWQVVLIALTTLLTLLVVLEFTGVWVVSVAAIQLIFLLLGVFGNGCYALSLSATAEAARETRGAGVQTAGFSMASNVGVAILPPVLGPLVIVMPAIFGIVTVAILGIAVANVIVNVRHS